From the Fusarium poae strain DAOMC 252244 chromosome Unknown contig_4, whole genome shotgun sequence genome, one window contains:
- a CDS encoding uncharacterized protein (TransMembrane:7 (o44-68i241-265o285-305i312-330o342-365i377-395o407-426i)): MHGPFVGTHQTLPGEEDVAVEMTVARTRTNGPKPKATAMDALKALIPAAIMILGIFWINVSQIFGVFLNQGEYVKQAKVALADFDGGDFGTALRIAAAANNRSYEFPTYINVETSSTSPDQIRKDVFDGKYWAAIVVQPGATTRFEEAVNGTASSYNQTDVYNYYLLTARYYSLYAGGIQSSTITTASTAVGIFSAQFIGPKLERGEFANTTASLNALTTPARAVGVSASSHEFSNMDDKAFLNTVGTIFPILMQFFFIMGWNGICNGIHLYAAYNVKAHVYARFFWSIFWPMACALCSTGWTYAFRGSYPLTAKMFFATWAVNWVYAMIKFDVIDLITGFVPIAFVTFVFLSWVIFNVTAAIGAPDILHHWYRINYFFPSLHWFQTLITILTSGGVNRLHYNLPTLAGWLILVKSLSPFATRYRVNKAKQVFRYLHNKDALNAPH; this comes from the coding sequence ATGCATGGCCCCTTCGTCGGTACGCATCAGACCTTACCAGGCGAGGAGGATGTTGCAGTGGAGATGACGGTAGCAAGAACGCGAACAAATGGCCCAAAACCCAAGGCTACCGCAATGGACGCTTTGAAGGCTTTAATCCCCGCAGCCATTATGATCCTTGGTATCTTTTGGATCAATGTATCCCAAATCTTTGGTGTCTTCCTCAATCAAGGCGAATATGTCAAGCAGGCGAAAGTTGCCCTTGCTGATTTTGAtggtggtgactttggtacAGCACTGCGCATTGCGGCGGCGGCGAACAATCGATCCTACGAGTTCCCAACCTATATCAACGTCGAGACCTCGTCGACGTctccagatcagatcaggAAGGATGTTTTCGATGGGAAGTACTGGGCCGCGATCGTCGTCCAACCGGGAGCAACGACTCGATTCGAGGAGGCTGTCAACGGCACCGCCTCTTCATACAATCAGACCGATGTCTACAACTACTATCTCTTGACAGCCAGATACTACTCGTTGTATGCTGGTGGCATACAGTCATCCACCATCACTACTGCAAGCACAGCCGTCGGAATATTCAGCGCACAATTTATCGGACCCAAACTTGAACGCGGCGAATTCGCAAACACAACCGCATCACTGAACGCGCTGACGACTCCAGCACGAGCTGTTGGTGTCAGTGCATCGAGCCACGAGTTCAGCAACATGGACGATAAAGCCTTCCTCAATACTGTTGGAACTATCTTTCCAATACTGATGCAGTTCTTTTTCATCATGGGTTGGAACGGTATTTGCAACGGCATCCATCTCTACGCCGCCTACAATGTCAAAGCACATGTCTACGCCCGGTTCTTCTGGAGTATCTTCTGGCCTATGGCATGTGCTCTCTGCTCCACAGGCTGGACGTATGCTTTCCGCGGCTCCTACCCTTTGACCGCCAAAATGTTTTTCGCAACCTGGGCTGTCAATTGGGTGTATGCCATGATCAAATTCGACGTCATAGACCTTATAACTGGCTTTGTGCCCATTGCCTTTGTAACCTTTGTCTTCCTAAGCTGGGTTATCTTCAACGTCACTGCTGCCATAGGTGCACCTGATATTCTTCACCACTGGTATCGCATCAATTACTTCTTCCCATCGCTGCATTGGTTCCAGACCCTCATCACAATTCTCACGTCTGGGGGTGTCAACAGGCTACATTACAATCTGCCAACACTTGCAGGCTGGCTTATCTTGGTGAAGTCCCTGTCACCATTTGCAACCAGGTACAGGGTCAACAAGGCGAAGCAGGTATTCAGGTACCTACATAATAAGGATGCTCTCAATGCTCCACACTaa